agatcagtGGAAAAGACCACCGTGGAGTTACATATTTTGTGTATGGCCGACTATGGTAGCCGCGATTTCGTTTACCAGGTTTGAAGCtacaaataatttttgaaaagaaatatgcaGCTCTCATGGTATCAGCCGATCAATCgggcaaaaaaaattaaagaaaaaagaaaaacaataaaaaggtgaAAGTAATATTTAAGAATGAAATCAAAGAATGAGAAGGAAAGAAGGAGGAGAGATAATAAAGATTTTGAGAGCAACAAGCAGAGGGAAAGATCTGACCAATGAGCGGCGGTGAGAAGaagaggagaagggaggagaaAACAGCTTCAATCCATCTACaataggagaaaagaaagaagagaggaagacgagatagaaaagaagaaaagacaaATGCAGGAGAAAggagaagagaaaacaaagtcgAGGAGACGGAGCTTCTGAGAATAGGGTGAGGCAAAGCGGCGGCGGCGGAGGAATTTAAGAAACCCTAGAGAGGAAGTATATGCAGGACTTCTGGCGCATAGCGCGGGAAAAAAATGGCTGGTAACTCACATGTGCGGCACGTGAGAGGACGACGAAAACCATCCACGTCAGAAGAGCTCTTCGGCTCTTATTCTACTTATATGTTGaagaaaaaaatacaataaataaATCATAACTCGGGAAAGATGACCAACAAATATATCCTGCCTTGCAATCGCCAATCGCAAACGAGGAATTGGTGGTGAGAGCATGATGACGCCAAACCTAGGAAAGTTTCAGAATGATTAAGGCTCAGTTTGAGTTTTGAGATGGCCGCAACGCCTCTGCTGAGTCTGCTCACATTAAAGTGGGCCTTAAACCGTTCGTCTTCTTAAGCGTTGTTACATTggacattttttctttcaagctACTATCCATCATCTTTGTGAGGATGAGCTCCATCGGATTTTATACAATAGTTCAAATTGTCTTGGAAATGATTATCCAGCTTTTGGTTGGAATACAATCAATGCAAGCAAAACATTAATCACATGATTCATAATTGgttgtttggattgtcattCTCTGATGAAAAtagttgagttttttttttatataaaatatttccttaacatattttttaatcaacTTTTAAATCTCACACGTCGTATTTCAGAAAATATTCTTTCCATCTTCATCTTAGATTGCCTAAATAGTAGGatgtcaaatttttttaaaaaattttttacacTGCATCATGATGTCTTAGGCTATTTGTAATCTCAATTAAtatttgaatatattttttataataattaatttttcttgtatttaaaaatattttttccctTTATACTAGGAAAAAATGTTTTAAGATATCTTATTCtatgacttttgaataattgtgcaagaatttattttgaatcttatcaaaattgaaaatagatTTAAAGTAAATTATAATTGTTTGACTTCATGTAATTTATGTTTTATGTTGCTAATTATATTGCTAGTAAATGCAAacttttaaattaaaaatttatgtattaaaatgatTCAAGTATTACAATTGAAGATTTTTTTATATCAATTCTCATTTATTTTTGAagtaaaaatatcaaaatttcatgTAAATAGACAAATActgctattatgcttattttAGATTGCAAGATTCCACAAAAAGATTTGAAATTCATTCAAAACACTCTAGATGTTTGGTGTTCTTAGAggaaatttgaatttataattCATTAATTATCAAAGTACTTTTTAAATGCTACAATAATTTGtgatttataaatttaaatactTCCTAAGTAATCttaacaattaaaacaatttgACAAGGTTTCAAATCCTGTATCAAAATCTTCGATCTAAAGGCAACtttatagaacaaataaaaaaagcaATAAGGCATATTATGTCCTACAAACTAATTCAAAgcaattaaatcaaatttgtacTTATATCTGAATATTCATTATATTATACCAAATATGGTATAttggaaacttttttttttttttttttagaaaaaagctATATTAGAAACTAGATAAACATTTACTTGTGTACCAGATGCTGGAATAAAAattgggataattgcagaaacctcccttgaggtttctgacatttgcactgacctcctctgtggtttaaaaaattacactaacctcccctgaggttactaatcatttgcaaatttagtccaaacgattaaaatattattttagggagtgaaattagaattttgtaccataTTTGCTATTTGTGCTCCATGTctaatgaatgacaaagtactataaatcaattaacaattaataaactttaagaaATATAATTTATGAGCAAACACGCATTATTCATTTAAAATACCGGTTCTTTACgaatattttactttcaaacatttaatttgtgataaatatatcaatatttgaaagtaaaatttaaaaagtgttacagtaatatttttgcaaaaaggaTATCGGTAGgctatttatttaatataaattaaatattaaaaaaagaaatgacccataaagtattaattctttatgacTTCCATctattacatgagtaaagtattggctctttataggcattttattctgaatcatttaatttatgttaaatacataaatgtttgtaactaaaattgaaaaagtgctatattaatatttttacggaagaaagattggtaggttttgtatttaacaaaaattaaatatttgaaagtaaatacaaatctgtatttgagcgtaaatatttgtattaaaataaatgtttgaaagtaaaatacccgtaaagaattggtactttaaatagttaccagctctttatgagcaaacacgcattactcatttaaagtaccggttttttacgggtattttactttcaaacatttaatttatgataaatatatcaatgtttgtaagtaaaattcaaaaagtgttacagtaatattcttgcaaaaaggaaatcggtaggttatttatttaatataaattaaatattaaaaaaatgaaatggtccataaaatattaattctttatggctttcatctattacatgagtaaagtattggctctttataggcattttattctgaatcatttaatttatgttaaatacataaatgttggtaactaaaattgaaaaagtgttatattaatatttttacggaagagagattggtagttttgtatttaacaaaaattaaatatttgaaagtaaatataaatctgtatttgagtataaatatttgtattaaattaaatgtttgaaagtaaaatacccataaagagccggtactttaaataagtaatgtgtatttgcctataaactatactccttaaaatttattaattgttaattgatttgtagtactttgtcattcattagACATGTAGTTACAAAGgataaatttgataaaaaaaattctaatttcactccctaaacacaatattttaatcatttggactgaatttgtaaaggattagtaacctcaggtgaggtcagtgcaaatgtcagaaacctcaggggaggtttctgcaattatcccataAAAATTTCCTTCTGCAATCCTAGGCGAAAATGTCTTTCGGGATGGGACATCCCCGCGTGTACCAAACACGGGGATCAGGGTAATGTTGTGCAGAATGGAACTTGTGAGGTACCCGTACCCCGACGAGGAGGAGACCGGAAGAGGAGAGGATAACCTCAAAAAATTGTCGCGACGTTGCTGACATGACAGCCCTACAGCACAGGGGGAAATAGCGCGATGCTGTCGTGACAAGGAAACTTTCCTTGTCGATTAAGATTTCAGTTGGACTCATCTAACATTTTACTATTTTAAGAACCGATTACAATTGTTTTCCAAATTCAGAGTCATCGTCCGTcgctgctctctctctctctccactcACAAGAACTGCTGCGCAGCTGGCAGGAAAGTCAGCAAGCCATCCAAGATGGAGGAGCCTTTGTTATCATCAGGTACCAATCAATAAATTAAGGGTTTTACACTTCCAATTCAGTTGTCtcactttttccattttttttctctgcTTTTTATCTATTGGTATCAACCTTTTTTACGTTTATGATAGCAGCATGTTTCTAATACTGTTCaattgttggttttttttttttcaatgtacCCTAAATAGACAAAAATGGAGCAAGAGATGGGGGACGGGAAAGTGATAAATTGAGGTCATACGAGTACGTGGGAAGGGCTGGTTCCATAATTCCGACAGCTTTCTTGGCCGGATCCCAAGTCAGTGTCGCTGAGATTCGATCAGCTGCATCCATTCCTCACTCTGACCCCTATCCTCCATCTCTCCATGGGGCCTTGGTCAGCCCACCTCCCCCGCAATCCCCTTCCCAACCCTACGGTGCGTGCACCACTCATTCTGCTTTGCTTTGTTTCTTACTGCCTCTATCTAGAAACGTCGTCGTGGTTACTagttaagaatcatttcaattttcagaaaagaggattttttttcttgttttacgGTCTAGAAATGTGATCGCCATAAAGtttattagtatgtccatctGGCTACCATATTATTTCGCTAATGTGGAAATGGTGGGATTATTTTGTAAATTCATGAGGTTTTCTTCGTTTCTTTCCATCTCCATGTGTGTTTCCCCATGTATGTACGTTTCTGGGGTGTTAATAGTGTCTCTGTTGTTGCAGCTCAAGATATTATTTACCAGGGTGGATGCTACGGAGATACAAGAGAAATTGATCATGAAGCAAGAAGGCAAGAGTGCAATATTATGTCATTTGATAGTGTGTTATTGTTAAAGTTGTGCCTTTGGGGGTTTATCTGCTTAAAAAGGCAAAAGAATCCTTGAAACAGCTGAAGATTGAAATAATAGCTAATAGCTAGACATGAATCCATTTGATTTGTAATGGCATAATAGGATGCAAGCCACATGCCTACATCAGTgaacttttattttgttttccatgATAGTGTATCTTTCTTGTATGCCTGCATTCATCTCGGTTTTGAAATATCACTTCTGAAATTGTATTGAATTTCATGTATTGAGGGAAGTAAATGGAGGGACCAGAACCAATCTGATCTGGGCTTAAGCTTTTATGAGCCTATCTTAGAACATAATCCTTTTTCTGCTGGAAGGAGTTCATTGTGTTTACAGAGTGTAACCTGTATATACTgacatgtatttttttttcttttgtgcttGTTGATATCAAGATCATTGCCAAATAATTCCTCTCTCCCTGCTGGCTTCTGAAAACAAAAGCTAACAGATAGTGAGGTTATCTTAGAGCTGACATGATTAATAATAGCAGCCTCATCTACTAGAAGTGGCAAGGACTCTAGATAAACATTTGAAGTTGTTATTTGCTAAGCCATAAGTTTGAATTTCAACTATCGCATTTCTTCCTTAGCATCATTTTGCTTTTAAGAAAATGCAGATCACAATTGGTtatatttgttgaaattttgcttCAGACAAATATTGGATGAGGTAGAGATTCGGGAGTTACTTGTAGATCATGTTGGGCATCGTTGCTGTTGGGGAAGTCGCCCAGCTAGGACCTGGAAAATTCATGCCGTGGAAGACTGCAATGTGTATGTGGGAACTTTAGACACTTTTATAGAGGAGAGGGAAATAATAATTGAGAGGGAGCCATATGTTAGTGGCAATATTGATGGAACGGCAAATGGGCCTGAACTCGGTGTATGGGAATTGGATTTAAGGTCTGAGTTCCCTGTTTTGTTTATCCCTTATCAAGAGACAAGAACAAGAATTCCTCATTCAGAAGCTATTGACAAATGTCCAGGTAATATTTGGAGGAGTAGATGCTTATGAGGGATAGTTAGTTTTATATATTTCTACATAAACAATTCTAGTTCTTTCTTTGTTCATTGATAGTCCTTTTTGGCAGCAATGTGCATAGATATGGTTCTTATTATAAAGTAGGTGCTGTTTGCTTGCTGCTATCTTTTCATACTAGTTAAGGGTCTTCCCCTCACTTGTATATGCGCTTCTGCTGTATCAACAAAATGAGTCAGTtgcaaaattaataataataaataaataaatattgaacaaaataagaaattCACACAAGCCCATTGATTTGTTTAATATATCATAAAACTCAATTCTCATGGTCACCTCAGCATATTAGTGTACTGAAATCATGTTATCTTCAGTTTAAATATGTTGCTTGTGTGAGAAACATGGTCTTTGAACCTTGTTGATTCAAGATTTATCTTCCTATCATTTGCAGATTGCACAGGACGAGGGCATACAGTCTGTACTGCTTGCAATAAGGATCTGGAGCCTGGATTCTACAAAGAAAATCAAATGATGCATTGTCCTGCGTGCTTTGGGAGGGGTCTGATTGCTCATAGAGATGGATCTGATACAAAGTAAGGGTGTATTCCATACTTTGACTTTGTTGTCTCTGTAGGGAGAGTCCATACCATAAACTGAAAGTTATACTCTTTACAGTTTAGCTACGTTGGGCCCATCTTGATCGTTAGCAGCTTTCTCTCTGCAATTATTGTTATTGAATAGAAGTTTTTCTGTTTAGCTGATGGCTTGTTGAAAAATCTCCACGCAGATGCTTAAAATGTAATGGGAAGGGCATGCTGCCTTGTGCAACTTGTGATTCTCGTGGGCTTATTAAATGTGTGACGTGCATGGGTGGTGGTTCTCTTTTGACTCGCAAAGTGGCTGTTATTAGATGGTATGGCCTGTGTTGTTTTGGACAATATATTTGGCATGCCATATCTCTTACAGACTTGAGGACTTGTTATTATGACAGGCTGAATTGTTTTTGAATCTAGCCCGAAGCATTTTGGGGGAAAAACTGTTACAAAGCTAAAAGAACATAACTAATAAAAAGTGGGGGTTCAGTTTGTAATTAAAAGTTAGTCCCTATGCACATTCCTCACAGGTAATGGCCATTTAGTCCATGATCCATTGGACAGTCAGTTCAGTGCCAGACATTGAAGCAGTGCCAtctgttttcttttgaataattttataacTCCATTTTCAGTTTGTTGGTTCAAAGATCATTCAAGAATGGCAAGTATTCACAGAATCTTCATTGGACAAACTTAAAAGTGGTAGGCTTGGATCCCTCCTTTGAAGTAATTGTCATGGATGGCCAAGTAGACCCTGTGGGCATGCGCACTAGGTTTTGGTTTCCATGTCACAACTTAAGCCTACCACAACTTTTGtgtgtgatttatgtgtttggATGCTAAATTGAGATCCCTGCAAAAGCTAAAAGAGCTCAAGTTAACCCAACCAGGAAATGTGAAATCACTCTGTCCACAAGATCTATTGTTTCAGTTTTGTTGTTTCTTGCAAGGCATTCCTTCAAGTTATGCTGTTTGCCTGTTTCAATCTGTCTCATAGTTGTGCCATGATGGAGAAATAAAGGAAAGCATTTTGTTTAGGTACTGATTATGTATTTTGTCTGTGTTTTTCTGCTTTTCAGGAAGACCCTTTCAACTCGAAAAGTAAGTGCAACAAGTGGAGCTGCTTCAGTTCCTGATGATGTTTTCCACAGAGCGCAAGGCATCCAGTTGTGCAATACCCAAGCCCACCAATGCACTCCTGCCTTTTTTGCCGATTCGTTCTTCCTCAACAAGTTTTCTTCTGAAGTAATTGCAGAAAGGGCTCCGGTCCCTCATGCTGCAAGGGTTATATGTGAGAGACATATCATCTCTGTTGTCCCAGTCACTCGTGTGACTATGGCCCATCATAATCGCTCTTTCAGTTTCTATATTATCGGAAATGGTAGAGAGGTTTATCTGAAGGACTATCCGGCTAGGCTCTGTTGGGGCCTGTGCCCATGCTTTGAGTGGTTGAAATCATAAAGTTGCTGTTGATACTCCTGCTAGAGTGAAATGATTTCCAGTTGACAGATGTTTTGGTTTTTGCTCGAAATTGGGAAGATAGAATCGGTTCAAACACGTTAATGGGCTATGCGATGAGTGAATGAGCAGTTGTACAAATCAAGTTTTTATTGTGCTCATGCAAAACTAGAAAGTTGGTAGCTGCAACCAGAAATGCTAGCACATATCAAATGATGCAACTACTGCAGCATGTAAATGGTCCGACAATGGTTGAAATAGAAACTAGCGATCGTTCGAGCAGGAACTAATGTATTGCTTGCATAGCAAGACTTTTGAGTTGGTGTAATTCGTTACCTATTTGCATTAATGTAGCTTGTGTGTGCTTAATTGTCAAAAGAAGTGAGTAAACATGGAAACACAAAAAATCTGTGGTGCTAACTTCGACATGATGTGGTAACTGGTAAACAAATCTCGTGTTGCGTCGAGCTCTTGATGATTATAATGACAAGGACAAATAACATCCTGTTGAATGAAGAGGATTTGTTTCCCCACATAAAATCGGGCCATGCAAATGCCCGATGCCCAATAGATTAGATACCTCTGGCAATAAACCATTCGCATCAGCACTCGGGACTTGGGGGCTCACGGAATTTATGCTGTACTTTGGGACAAATGGAGTAGGCAACTCGTGCTGGCCTGCTAGGTGAATGTTACAGAGTAAGGATGGATAAGAGACCTGCGACTGCCACAATCTAATACAATATGACAAAGTGCCAACAAGTATTAACACTTGACACATCACATGGACGTGTAAAACAACATGATAAATTTTGGCAATTATCGAAAATTGTAATATCTCTCATCCAATGTTATCCATCTAACTAAATATTTTGGGTTTTGGATTGCCCTTTTTTTAAGTTTTCGAAGGAGAATTTACTGTAGTGATTTGATGCATATTGGAATGAAAAATGTAAACTATTTTGGTTAGAAAACTACAATCTAAACATTTTTCACACACAATACATATTGAAACGCATGacatattttcatttattaaaaagggacatggatattttaagtttgaCTAATTCTAATCCttgttaataaatgaaaacaCGTGTCATGTCCGTAGAACAAGGGAAAGAAACTAAAAGTTGGTGGTCTTTCCGATGGCTACGTAAATATAACAGCGTAAAATAATGTGGAAGTTTTCGATTAATTCAAGGAATATAGATATTATTATAATAAAAATAGACACTGAcacaataaaattaaaaaatactcCCCCATGGTACATATAGAATACGGGGCCAAAAATTGCAGAGAAGTAGGACCTGAAGTGGTGACTGCTACAAGAATAGAATATTCCAAAGCATTCgcttaaatacatttttaagaCACGTTAAAATTTGATTGATATCCTACATTTAATATTTACTGTCCAACTCAAAAATACTCCATATCTCTACCGTGGAAACATGGGCGGATTTAAAGTGGGAGTACCGGGGGCACGGGCCCTCACTGCTCCCTTTAAATTCCTATAATACACCTACAATTTTGACATAAATTTAAAGGTGCctccataattttttttttagaaaaaatgtgaaataatgggtcacaaaatttatatcatTCACTTTCCTCCTCTAGTTCCCATTTTCCCACCAACAGGGCCAAGTACCAATTATATCAGTCATTTCTTTTGGTCCCCACTCCCCAAGTTTCCTTTACTCCTGTGGTCCCCCATTTGATTTCCCTTCACAATCGGCTTCTCTTCTTCCACACCCAAGCcaactactttttctttttatcatttattatcATTTACTTCATTTGTCCCCACTCCCCAATTTCCCTTTCCTTATCTGGCTCTCGGTTGTCCCCACTCCCCAACGTACATAGGAGAgccattttttttcaacaacCAAAGCTTGTTACTCTTTCTTTTGATCACTTTATCCTATTTAGAGATTGCACCAGAATCAATTGATCTTCTAGGATTTTGGTCTGCCACATTTTGTAGCTCTTTTCACCAACTTTAGGAAACCATCAAAATCAGGTTCTAAACAAttactttttattattattattttaaatttgtttgcaaataCATTTCTAGAGCATGAGACTATTACTgttttaaagaaatttgaaaattgattagTTAATGTTATAACTAATAAATGgattatttgataaatattttaacTTGTGAATGGTGATTTTATGCatggggggttttttttttttttgcttaaaaaattagaaaaagagtagataaaaaattttagtattaTTTTTTCCCCCACTAAGATTTTTTTATGGCTCCGCCCCTGTCACCGATTTACATAAATCTTCCTATATATCTCTGTTagctacatattttttttttcaagttcatAGTATAACCTAAAGATTCCTCAACTCTGCGCTTAATCATATATTCCTCTGATATCATGCTATTTTATCTCCTTCATATCGGACAATTATCCATACCAACTAACCAATAATTGAACATCTATTTTGTCACCCTTCATATTGGACAATTATCCGTACCAAATAAACAATAATTGAAAACGGAAAATATTATCAACTAACGAATAATTCAACATCTGTTTTATCACCTTCATATCAGACAATTATCCTTACCAATAATTGAAACGGAAAATAATACCAACTAACCAATAATTGGaaatttcatatatatatagtgtAGCTATCAACATTAATCATCTCTGCAATAACTATTAGGAAGACGTCTACGGAAACGTCAACTTCAGCATTATGATTACAGGTTATTACCTAGGAACCTTGGAAAGTAGAGAAATCTCCATTAATTGTTGAGCAGTGGATCCCTTTGTTGCTTGTTTTGTACCATGCTGGTTTGATGCAGTACGTTGTCAGTTGGGCATTTGTTTTCTTCCTGTTGTTTTTCTCTTGAGAAGCTACTATTCATAGCTGCATTCCATTTCTTTATCGAAACTTCAAAACTTTTTTATCCGtaactagaggtgtcaaaatgggtgatttggacAGGTTTGGGTTgtgtaaaatgggtaatgggtataagtgagtcaactcatttatacccatttaattaaatgggtataaatgggtaagtcaaaaaatgaattgggtaatccaattacccatttataacccatttattttaactttttgtaaattcatttaaattcatttttacaaattaagttatcaatttataccactctttgtacccatcattagttttaaatatttacttataatgttcaataaacttaattaccaatttttttttcatttatactctatgtcacaaaattacctattatttaataattgaataataagaatataaaattttgaactaagtactataaaaattaatataaaaacttaatccaaaaattttgaacccctaacattttttcatacataaatttaaaatttcattttataaatataagaaaataggctaaaatttatcataaattggtaatgctaaaaaatgagcaagttaacaaattaagagaaaataaaataataagataaaaccaacaaataataataataataataataataataataatgaaacaaaagtagttaacatcatgacaaaatgaaaaatttgaaaaaaaaaagttaggggaaaagaagagacttggggggaagagaattctaaatgggttaattggatttgatagattacccaataatacccacttaataaatgggtattattggg
The Coffea arabica cultivar ET-39 chromosome 6c, Coffea Arabica ET-39 HiFi, whole genome shotgun sequence genome window above contains:
- the LOC113693741 gene encoding uncharacterized protein isoform X1, which produces MEEPLLSSDKNGARDGGRESDKLRSYEYVGRAGSIIPTAFLAGSQVSVAEIRSAASIPHSDPYPPSLHGALVSPPPPQSPSQPYAQDIIYQGGCYGDTREIDHEARRQILDEVEIRELLVDHVGHRCCWGSRPARTWKIHAVEDCNVYVGTLDTFIEEREIIIEREPYVSGNIDGTANGPELGVWELDLRSEFPVLFIPYQETRTRIPHSEAIDKCPDCTGRGHTVCTACNKDLEPGFYKENQMMHCPACFGRGLIAHRDGSDTKCLKCNGKGMLPCATCDSRGLIKCVTCMGGGSLLTRKVAVIRWKTLSTRKVSATSGAASVPDDVFHRAQGIQLCNTQAHQCTPAFFADSFFLNKFSSEVIAERAPVPHAARVICERHIISVVPVTRVTMAHHNRSFSFYIIGNGREVYLKDYPARLCWGLCPCFEWLKS
- the LOC113693741 gene encoding uncharacterized protein isoform X2 produces the protein MEEPLLSSDKNGARDGGRESDKLRSYEYVGRAGSIIPTAFLAGSQVSVAEIRSAASIPHSDPYPPSLHGALVSPPPPQSPSQPYAQDIIYQGGCYGDTREIDHEARRQILDEVEIRELLVDHVGHRCCWGSRPARTWKIHAVEDCNVYVGTLDTFIEEREIIIEREPYVSGNIDGTANGPELGVWELDLRSEFPVLFIPYQETRTRIPHSEAIDKCPDCTGRGHTVCTACNKDLEPGFYKENQMMHCPACFGRGLIAHRDGSDTKKTLSTRKVSATSGAASVPDDVFHRAQGIQLCNTQAHQCTPAFFADSFFLNKFSSEVIAERAPVPHAARVICERHIISVVPVTRVTMAHHNRSFSFYIIGNGREVYLKDYPARLCWGLCPCFEWLKS
- the LOC113693741 gene encoding uncharacterized protein isoform X3, yielding MEEPLLSSAQDIIYQGGCYGDTREIDHEARRQILDEVEIRELLVDHVGHRCCWGSRPARTWKIHAVEDCNVYVGTLDTFIEEREIIIEREPYVSGNIDGTANGPELGVWELDLRSEFPVLFIPYQETRTRIPHSEAIDKCPDCTGRGHTVCTACNKDLEPGFYKENQMMHCPACFGRGLIAHRDGSDTKCLKCNGKGMLPCATCDSRGLIKCVTCMGGGSLLTRKVAVIRWKTLSTRKVSATSGAASVPDDVFHRAQGIQLCNTQAHQCTPAFFADSFFLNKFSSEVIAERAPVPHAARVICERHIISVVPVTRVTMAHHNRSFSFYIIGNGREVYLKDYPARLCWGLCPCFEWLKS